The Pongo abelii isolate AG06213 chromosome 20, NHGRI_mPonAbe1-v2.0_pri, whole genome shotgun sequence genome window below encodes:
- the LILRB4 gene encoding leukocyte immunoglobulin-like receptor subfamily B member 4 — MIPTLTALLCLGLSLGPRTHVQAGPLPKPTLWAEPGSVIIWRSPVIIWCQGTLEAQEYRLDKEGSSAPWDRQNPLEPKNKARFSIPSMTVHYAGRYRCYYRSPAGWSQPSDPLELVMTGAYSKPTLSALPSPLVTSGKSVTLLCQSQSPMDTFLLIKEGAAHPLLHLRSERVAQQHQAEFPMSPVTSVHGGTYRCFSSHSFSHYLLSHPSDPLELIVSGSLEGPSPSPARSISTAAGPEDQPLMPTGSGPHSGLRRHWEVLIGVLVVSILLLSLLLFLLLQHWHQGKHRTSAQRQADFQRPPGAAEPEPKDGGLQRRSSPAADVQGENLYAAMKDTQPEDGVELYSRAAASEAPQDVTYAQLHSLTLRREATEPPPSQEREPPAEPSVYATLTIH, encoded by the exons ATGATCCCCACCCTCACGGCCCTGCTCTGCCTCG GGCTGAGTCTGGGCCCCAGGACCCACGTGCAGGCAG GGCCCCTCCCCAAACCCACCCTCTGGGCTGAGCCAGGCTCTGTGATCATCTGGAGAAGCCCTGTGATCATCTGGTGTCAGGGgaccctggaggcccaggagtaCCGTCTGGATAAAGAGGGAAGCTCAGCACCCTGGGACAGACAGAACCCACTGGAGCCCAAAAACAAGGCCAGATTTTCCATCCCATCCATGACAGTGCACTATGCAGGGAGATACCGCTGTTACTATCGCAGCCCTGCAGGCTGGTCACAGCCCAGCGACCCCCTGGAGCTGGTGATGACAG GAGCCTACAGCAAACCCACCCTCTCAGCCCTGCCGAGTCCTCTTGTGACCTCAGGAAAGAGTGTGACCTTGCTGTGTCAGTCACAGAGCCCGATGGACACTTTTCTTCTGATCAAGGAGGGGGCAGCCCATCCCCTACTGCATCTGAGATCAGAGCGCGTAGCTCAGCAGCACCAGGCTGAATTCCCCATGAGTCCTGTGACCTCAGTGCATGGGGGGACCTACAGGtgcttcagctcacacagctTCTCCCACTACCTGCTGTCACACCCCAGTGACCCCCTGGAGCTCATAGTCTCAG GATCCTTGGAGGGTCCCAGCCCCTCACCCGCAAGGTCCATCTCAACAGCTG CAGGCCCTGAGGACCAGCCCCTCATGCCTACAGGGTCAGGCCCCCACAGTG GTCTGAGAAGGCACTGGGAGGTACTGATCGGGGTCTTGGTGGTCTCCatcctgcttctctccctcctcctcttcctccttctccaacaCTGGCATCAGGGCAAACACAGGACATCGG CCCAGAGACAGGCTGATTTCCAACGTCCTCCAGGGGCTGCAGAGCCAGAGCCCAAGGACGGGGGCCTACAGAGGAG GTCCAGCCCAGCTGCTGATGTCCAGGGAGAAAACCTCT ATGCTGCCATGAAGGACACACAGCCTGAGGATGGGGTGGAGCTGTACAGTCGG GCTGCTGCATCTGAAGCCCCCCAGGATGTGACCTACGCCCAGCTGCACAGCTTGACCCTCAGACGGGAGGCAACTGAGCCTCCTCCATCCCAGGAACGGGAACCTCCTGCTGAGCCCAGTGTCTATGCCACTCTGACCATCCACTAA